The following proteins are encoded in a genomic region of Leucoraja erinacea ecotype New England chromosome 21, Leri_hhj_1, whole genome shotgun sequence:
- the tpx2 gene encoding targeting protein for Xklp2: MNTARSTWSYDAPTTHIDFGNLQEDDDPMADYWFDRQVDQDSTTAMPAAVPLVQDQNFGMDQNEPATVLAVASAPQNQDLRIPEDSSKTESQLQLNKEDASAQDAASKPPPCNLVTSLEEWRAKSSNTSEPLRRSSRRPSEQLRKQLGNIRAARRSQDMKAIEPPDNKKARLDATGKCSNSRSRSQGKQKMSFGTPTVLRRQPHMSSKGKSTEELEMEKIAQFQKEVAEQRKLNEESLKLAISGAGQSKKIVQIPTTKPLDIKFHTDKRIHAHEGQVYKEVNFTSELRKHRQSPTREHKGPTVPKPFNFSCGSKRKHADTDNKEYVSLAQQIEAFQSRTPPRYHLRSSAQLEGPSKVPAKVKLTKPCTPLLTTKTRSRPPTCKSAVEKEAEELEKMQSYKFRAQEVNSRIMEGCFAVPKKPHVKETTKPIGFDLEIEKRIREREEIRKTEEVEEYSFHSQPCPSKILDSVVGVPEKKPRPVTMPKSPAFTLKNRVRISYKEEEKEEAHVIKANPMPHYAVPFKPRSTEEKAVEIQPFSFEVRDKEREALKQKKIEQMRKKTAEVPVFKARILPDFDVSRLPDKVMKPVTKVEPFHLRVEERGAMKDKEWSQMMKEELRKQKEAACFKARPNSVANREPFQPKKADQSLTERFPSMAQEKFELATEKRAKERMEFEMRKADDKAMREKVQQEKQKEAEKLDKDETSRLRQELVHKANPVRHYKTVDIKPSDKPLTVAHAPHFSERFRL; encoded by the exons ATGAACACTGCTCGCAGCACCTGGAGCTACGATGCCCCCACCACACACATCGATTTCGGTAACCTCCAGGAAGACGATGACCCCATGGCCGATTACTGGTTCG ATCGGCAAGTGGACCAAGATTCAACGACTGCTATGCCCGCGGCAGTACCACTCGTACAAGATCAAAATTTTGGAATGGATCAAAATGAACCAGCAACTGTTCTTGCGGTAGCGTCTGCCCCACAAAATCAGGATCTGCGAATACCGGAAGATTCTTCTAAAACAGAATCACAGCTACAGTTGAACAAAGAAGATGCATCTGCAC AAGATGCAGCTAGTAAACCCCCACCATGTAACCTGGTCACCTCACTGGAAGAGTGGAGAGCTAAATCAAGCAATACCTCTGAACCCTTGAGAAG ATCAAGCCGCAGACCATCTGAACAATTGAGAAAACAGTTGGGCAACATTCGAGCTGCAAGGCGATCTCAGGATATGAAAGCGATAGAACCTCCAGATAACAAAAAAGCCCGGTT GGATGCAACTGGAAAGTGCTCCAACAGCAGAAGTCGGAGTCAGGGCAAACAGAAAATGTCATTTGGGACTCCTACAGTTCTCAG GAGGCAACCACATATGAGTTCAAAGGGGAAAAGCACAGAAGAATTGGAGATGGAAAAAATTGCCCAATTTCAGAAGGAAGTGGCAGAGCAGAGGAAACTGAATGAAGAGTCACTAAAGCTTGCCATCTCTGGTGCAG GTCAGAGCAAAAAAATAGTGCAAATCCCAACCACAAAGCCATTGGATATAAAGTTCCACACAGATAAGCGCATTCATGCACATGAAGGACAAGTGTATAAGGAAGTGAACTTCACCAGTGAATTACGCAAACATCGGCAATCTCCT ACACGTGAACACAAAGGACCTACCGTGCCAAAACCATTCAACTTCTCTTGTGGGAGCAAAAGGAAACATGCAGATACAGATAACAAAGAATACGTTTCTCTGGCACAGCAGATAGAAGCATTTCAATCCCGCACACCGCCACGGTATCACCTGAGGAGCAGCGCTCAGCTGGAGG GTCCTTCCAAGGTGCCTGCAAAAGTGAAACTGACTAAGCCTTGCACTCCTTTACTGACAACTAAGACCCGTTCTCGACCACCCACATGCAAGAGTGCAGTTGAAAAGGAAGCTGAAGAGCTGGAGAAGATGCAGTC ATACAAATTCAGAGCCCAGGAAGTAAATTCCAGAATCATGGAAGGTTGTTTTGCTGTGCCAAAGAAACCACATGTTAAAGAAACAACAAAACCTATCGGCTTTGATTTGGAAATAGAGAAACGTATCCGTGAAAGGGAAGAAATCCGGAAGACCGAAGAAGTGGAAGAGTACAGCTTCCACTCGCAGCCGTGTCCTTCGAAAATATTAGATAGTGTTGTG GGAGTCCCAGAGAAGAAACCGCGGCCCGTAACAATGCCCAAATCTCCAGCTTTTACTCTGAAGAACCGTGTGAGAATTTCATACAAGGAGGAAGAGAAG GAGGAAGCTCATGTTATTAAAGCAAATCCCATGCCACACTATGCTGTTCCATTCAAGCCAAGATCCACTGAAGAGAAAGCTGTAGAAATTCAGCCCTTCTCATTTGAGGTCCGAGACAAAGAGAGGGAAGCATTAAAACAGAAGAAAATTGAGCAAATGCGCAAGAAGACGGCAGAG GTCCCTGTTTTTAAAGCAAGGATACTTCCTGACTTTGACGTTTCCCGGCTACCAGATAAAGTGATGAAGCCTGTGACCAAAGTTGAACCATTTCATCTACGAGTTGAAGAACGTGGTGCTATGAAAGACAAAGAATGGTCACAGATG ATGAAGGAAGAGCTGAGAAAGCAAAAAGAAGCAGCATGTTTTAAAGCCAGACCCAATTCTGTTGCTAATCGTGAACCATTTCAACCAAAGAAGGCAGACCAATCATTAACAG AAAGGTTCCCTTCTATGGCTCAAGAGAAGTTTGAATTAGCAACAGAGAAGCGTGCAAAAGAGCGCATGGAATTTGAAATGCGCAAAGCAGACGATAAAGCCATGCGAGAAAAGGTTCAGCAGGAAAAACAGAAAGAAGCTGAAAAGCTTGATAAAGATGAAACGTCTAGACTTCGACAGGAACTT GTGCACAAAGCAAATCCTGTGCGACATTACAAAACTGTGGACATCAAACCCAGTGACAAACCACTAACAGTTGCCCACGCTCCACATTTTTCTGAAAGATTTAGGCTGTAA